The Urbifossiella limnaea genome has a window encoding:
- a CDS encoding FG-GAP-like repeat-containing protein, whose protein sequence is MRAAFRPTLERFEERAVPAAGWRPIPDDSVTTGPDDGGVPRVKIIDPVTGEDVGEIEAYELGFRGGVRTALGDVTGDGVDDLIIAPGVGGGPRVKIVNGATGDQLADFFVYEPSFTGGLYVAAGDVNGDGRADIITGTGNGGGPRVRVLDGATLGQTVLRDFLAYEGSFRGGVLVASGDIDGDGRDDVVTGTGVGGGPRVVTFSGLTGAQLGSFFAAEDSFRGGVLVAAGDVNGDGRDDVIAGAGVGGGPVVRVFDALSRDQLESFLADDISFRGGVRVGSADVNGDGRDDVVAHTRHGNDDVLSVFDPASDGPIRRLTRAVDDNPSPSDIAEGGSGGGTSGGSTTVASHEEGTVIAVNAGAGTVTLRRSNGTTVVVRTGPGTKVERNDADATLAAFRVNDFGQAKLGADGVALKVEAVGP, encoded by the coding sequence ATGCGCGCGGCTTTCCGCCCGACGTTGGAACGGTTCGAGGAGCGTGCGGTTCCCGCCGCCGGCTGGCGCCCCATCCCGGACGACTCCGTGACCACCGGCCCGGACGACGGCGGCGTGCCGCGGGTCAAGATCATCGACCCGGTGACGGGCGAGGACGTGGGCGAGATCGAGGCCTACGAGCTCGGCTTCCGCGGCGGCGTCCGCACCGCCCTCGGCGACGTGACCGGCGACGGCGTGGACGACCTGATCATCGCCCCCGGCGTCGGCGGCGGGCCGCGGGTGAAGATCGTCAACGGCGCCACCGGCGACCAACTCGCCGACTTCTTCGTGTACGAGCCGTCGTTCACCGGCGGGCTGTACGTCGCCGCCGGCGACGTGAACGGCGACGGCCGCGCCGACATCATCACCGGCACCGGCAACGGCGGCGGCCCGCGCGTCCGGGTGCTCGACGGCGCCACCCTGGGGCAGACCGTGCTCCGCGACTTCCTCGCCTACGAGGGGTCGTTCCGCGGCGGCGTCCTGGTCGCGTCCGGCGACATCGACGGCGACGGCCGCGACGACGTGGTCACCGGCACCGGCGTCGGCGGCGGGCCGCGCGTCGTCACCTTCTCCGGCCTCACCGGCGCCCAGCTCGGCAGCTTCTTCGCCGCCGAGGACTCGTTCCGCGGGGGCGTACTGGTCGCCGCCGGCGACGTGAACGGCGACGGCCGCGACGACGTGATCGCCGGCGCGGGGGTCGGCGGCGGGCCGGTCGTGCGCGTGTTCGACGCCCTCTCCCGCGACCAGCTCGAATCGTTCCTGGCTGACGACATCTCGTTCCGCGGCGGCGTGCGGGTCGGCTCGGCCGACGTGAACGGCGACGGCCGCGACGACGTGGTGGCGCACACCCGCCACGGCAACGACGACGTGCTCTCCGTGTTCGACCCGGCCTCGGACGGGCCGATCCGCCGGCTGACGCGGGCGGTGGACGACAACCCCTCGCCGAGCGACATCGCGGAGGGCGGCTCCGGCGGCGGCACGTCGGGCGGGTCTACGACCGTGGCGAGCCATGAGGAGGGCACGGTGATCGCGGTGAACGCGGGGGCCGGCACGGTCACGCTGCGGCGGTCGAACGGGACGACGGTGGTGGTCCGCACTGGCCCCGGGACGAAGGTGGAGCGGAACGACGCCGACGCCACGCTCGCCGCGTTCCGGGTGAACGACTTCGGGCAGGCGAAGCTCGGCGCCGATGGGGTGGCGCTGAAGGTGGAGGCGGTCGGCCCGTGA
- a CDS encoding serine/threonine-protein kinase: MNRTDTPPAPAPPAFDAELDGFVAAFERAAARDPAAAPAAFLPPADHPKYRAVLRELARIDLEFAWDRGAPRRVEAYRDRLPELFADADGLRAVAWEEYRLRQAAGECPTPADYHRRFGIDLGGATGPAHLPRTSVLGSEAGDEPSTMPAPGDRVGEFELVRELGRGAFGRVFLAHEPGLAGRPVVLKVSSRLVGEAQTLARLQHTNIVPVYSIRRHGPYHVLVMPFLGATTLADLLASFRGPGGLPGSGKGLVSTLAGHAHRTTGGASDATPAPPAGDAPGLSRAALARLEALSYPDTVLWLGAQLADGLAHAHDRGVLHRDLKPANVLVTDDGRPMLLDFNLAADAADPAVGDLPAGGTLHYMAPEVLAALADHRGHADPRADVYALGLVLYELLTGTFPYPDPPPGPPAATVQAMRAARAEPAPSARRFHPDLAPAVASILATCLDSDFTRRYPTAAALRDDLQRQLDARPLAFAANPSPRERFAKWRRRHPRAASGASVAAAAAVVLALTAGGFLVRQQHLGRLEAADARHGLAAERDAVEALLIDHDAPGAFAADAARRAEAVLAPYHTDAADWPAGPLLARLPSEEAHAARADAGRLLMALAEARAALAAREPDPAARADRFAAALRANEQAAAVTDAARPQRAALRRAAGLPPEPDAPAVTPAEGVAESIRAGRYREVIERARPQGREAHYPAWVVLGYCHLRLAENADAVRCLDVAAALAPDAAAVRFHRGIALHQLGRHAAARAEFDAVLAALPDHPESLLNRALARLGEKDHAGAVADLDRLERTGARLPRLYFVREHARRLAGDAAGAAADLRAGLAAEPNDPAAWVARGRARLRARPADPAAALADFRAATRLDPGYLLGWENAAEVLSEHLNRPDEAVAALDRVLELNPAHAPARAGRSVLHARAGRTAAARADAARCVGADTPALILYQIGCAHLLCAATDDERQTGLGFLRAALRKDPSWGRFMPSDADLKTVHGVEAFRAMVAAAAVLAP, encoded by the coding sequence ATGAACCGGACTGACACCCCGCCGGCCCCCGCCCCGCCCGCGTTCGACGCGGAGCTCGACGGGTTCGTCGCGGCCTTCGAGCGTGCCGCCGCCCGCGACCCGGCCGCCGCCCCCGCCGCCTTTCTTCCCCCGGCCGATCACCCGAAGTACCGGGCGGTGTTGCGCGAGCTGGCACGGATCGATTTGGAGTTCGCCTGGGACCGCGGCGCGCCCCGTCGGGTGGAGGCGTACCGCGACCGCCTCCCCGAGCTGTTCGCCGACGCGGACGGGCTGCGGGCCGTGGCGTGGGAGGAGTACCGCCTCCGCCAGGCCGCGGGCGAGTGCCCCACGCCCGCCGACTACCACCGCCGCTTCGGGATCGACCTGGGCGGCGCCACCGGCCCCGCCCACCTGCCGCGGACGAGCGTGCTGGGCTCCGAGGCCGGCGACGAGCCGTCGACGATGCCGGCCCCCGGCGACCGGGTGGGCGAGTTCGAGCTGGTGCGCGAGCTCGGCCGCGGGGCGTTCGGGCGCGTGTTCCTGGCGCACGAGCCCGGCCTCGCCGGGCGGCCGGTCGTGCTCAAGGTGTCGTCGCGCCTCGTCGGCGAGGCGCAGACCCTCGCCCGGCTTCAGCACACGAACATCGTCCCGGTCTACTCGATCCGCCGGCACGGGCCGTACCACGTCCTCGTCATGCCGTTCCTCGGGGCGACGACGCTGGCCGACCTGCTCGCGTCGTTCCGCGGGCCGGGCGGGCTGCCGGGGTCGGGGAAGGGGCTCGTCAGCACACTCGCCGGCCACGCCCACCGCACCACCGGCGGCGCGTCCGACGCCACGCCCGCGCCGCCGGCCGGCGACGCCCCCGGCCTGTCGCGGGCGGCGCTGGCGCGGCTCGAGGCGCTGAGCTACCCCGACACCGTACTGTGGCTCGGGGCGCAGCTGGCCGACGGGCTGGCGCACGCCCACGACCGCGGCGTGCTCCACCGCGACCTGAAGCCGGCGAACGTGCTCGTCACCGACGACGGCCGGCCGATGCTGCTTGACTTCAACCTCGCGGCCGACGCCGCCGACCCGGCCGTGGGCGACCTGCCGGCAGGCGGCACGCTCCACTACATGGCCCCGGAAGTGCTCGCCGCGCTCGCCGACCACCGCGGCCACGCCGACCCGCGGGCCGACGTGTACGCCCTCGGGCTCGTGCTGTACGAGCTCCTCACCGGCACGTTCCCGTACCCCGACCCGCCGCCCGGCCCGCCCGCCGCGACCGTTCAGGCGATGCGCGCCGCCCGCGCCGAACCCGCCCCGAGCGCCCGCCGCTTCCACCCCGACCTGGCGCCGGCGGTGGCGTCGATCCTGGCGACATGCCTCGATTCGGACTTCACCCGCCGCTACCCGACGGCCGCGGCGCTGCGCGACGACTTGCAGCGGCAGCTCGACGCCCGGCCGCTGGCGTTCGCGGCGAACCCGTCGCCGCGGGAGCGGTTCGCCAAGTGGCGGCGGCGGCACCCGCGGGCGGCGTCCGGGGCGAGCGTCGCGGCGGCGGCGGCGGTCGTGCTGGCGCTGACGGCGGGCGGCTTCCTGGTCCGCCAGCAACACCTCGGCCGGCTCGAAGCTGCGGACGCGCGGCACGGGCTCGCTGCCGAGCGCGACGCCGTCGAGGCGCTGCTGATCGACCACGACGCGCCCGGCGCGTTCGCCGCCGACGCCGCCCGCCGCGCGGAAGCCGTGCTCGCCCCGTACCACACCGACGCCGCCGACTGGCCCGCCGGCCCGCTCCTGGCGCGGCTGCCGAGCGAGGAGGCGCACGCGGCGCGGGCGGACGCCGGCCGGCTCCTCATGGCGCTGGCCGAGGCACGGGCCGCGCTCGCCGCGCGCGAACCCGACCCGGCCGCGCGCGCCGACCGCTTCGCGGCCGCACTCCGCGCCAACGAGCAGGCTGCGGCCGTGACCGACGCCGCCCGGCCGCAGCGGGCCGCGCTCCGCCGCGCCGCCGGGCTGCCGCCCGAGCCGGACGCGCCCGCCGTCACCCCGGCCGAGGGCGTCGCCGAGTCGATCCGCGCCGGCCGCTACCGCGAGGTGATCGAGCGGGCGCGGCCGCAGGGCCGCGAGGCGCACTACCCGGCGTGGGTCGTGCTCGGGTACTGCCACCTGCGGCTCGCGGAGAACGCCGACGCGGTGCGCTGCCTCGACGTGGCCGCCGCCCTCGCCCCGGACGCCGCGGCCGTGCGCTTCCACCGCGGCATCGCCCTCCACCAGCTCGGCCGCCACGCCGCCGCCCGCGCCGAGTTCGACGCCGTCCTCGCCGCGCTCCCCGACCACCCGGAGTCGCTGCTGAACCGGGCGCTGGCGCGGCTCGGCGAGAAGGACCACGCCGGGGCCGTCGCCGACCTCGACCGGCTGGAGCGGACCGGCGCCCGGCTGCCGCGGCTGTATTTCGTCCGCGAGCACGCCCGGCGGCTGGCCGGCGACGCAGCCGGGGCCGCCGCCGACCTGCGGGCCGGGCTGGCGGCCGAGCCGAACGACCCCGCCGCGTGGGTGGCCCGCGGCCGCGCCCGCCTCCGCGCCCGCCCCGCCGACCCGGCCGCGGCCCTCGCCGACTTCCGCGCCGCGACCCGCCTCGACCCCGGCTACCTGCTCGGCTGGGAGAACGCCGCCGAGGTGCTGTCCGAACACCTGAACCGCCCTGACGAGGCCGTCGCGGCGCTCGACCGAGTGTTGGAGTTGAACCCGGCGCACGCCCCGGCCCGCGCCGGGCGGTCGGTGCTGCACGCCCGCGCCGGCCGCACCGCCGCCGCCCGCGCTGACGCGGCGCGGTGCGTCGGGGCAGACACGCCGGCTCTGATCCTGTATCAAATCGGATGTGCCCATCTGCTTTGCGCCGCGACCGACGACGAGCGGCAGACCGGTCTCGGCTTCCTACGCGCGGCCCTGAGGAAAGACCCGTCGTGGGGCCGGTTCATGCCGTCCGACGCCGACCTGAAGACCGTCCACGGGGTGGAGGCGTTCCGTGCCATGGTCGCGGCCGCCGCCGTCCTCGCACCCTGA
- a CDS encoding RNA polymerase sigma factor yields the protein MADPTGPDPAPTDASLLGRFRRGEGDAATELYLRYARRLRAVAEAQTAPDLRRRLDPDDIVQSVFRTFFRRAAAGQYDVPAGEELWKLFLVIGLNKVRAVAAHHRAAKRDVAATGGDITSAAAPESDDESLTALRLTIDEILARLPPAYREVVELRVAGHEVAEIAAQTGRAKRSVERILQEFRESLRGQVNEPD from the coding sequence ATGGCCGACCCGACCGGCCCCGACCCCGCACCCACCGACGCCTCGCTCCTCGGCCGCTTCCGCCGCGGCGAGGGCGACGCGGCGACCGAACTGTACCTCCGCTACGCCCGCCGGCTCCGCGCCGTCGCCGAGGCCCAGACGGCGCCGGACCTGCGCCGCCGGCTCGACCCGGACGACATCGTCCAGTCGGTGTTCCGCACGTTCTTCCGCCGCGCCGCCGCCGGGCAGTACGACGTGCCGGCCGGCGAGGAGCTGTGGAAGCTGTTCCTGGTCATCGGCCTGAACAAGGTGCGGGCGGTCGCCGCCCACCACCGGGCCGCGAAGCGCGACGTGGCCGCCACCGGCGGCGACATTACCTCCGCGGCCGCCCCCGAGTCCGACGACGAGTCGCTGACGGCCCTGCGGCTGACGATCGACGAGATCCTGGCGCGCCTGCCGCCGGCGTACCGGGAGGTGGTCGAGCTGCGGGTGGCGGGGCACGAGGTGGCCGAGATCGCGGCCCAGACGGGCCGGGCCAAGCGGTCGGTCGAGCGGATCCTGCAAGAGTTCCGGGAGAGCCTCCGCGGGCAGGTGAATGAACCGGACTGA